TATCCGATCGACACCAAAGCATTGCAAATGCGATGAGCCTTGTTTTCCCTCATGTCCCACAtgtattttgtttcttccaccttaagcaAAACCTAAAGAAACGATGTAGACAACGAAATGATTTGATGGAGACATTCTACCGTGCAGCATACAGCTACACCCAAGTAGAGTGTGATACACACTTGGCAGAAATTCAATTGATGCATCCTCAAGCGCATCTAACATTAATGGAAGCAGGAATGGAAAGGTGGTCGCGTGCATATTGTCcgagaagaagatattccatgatgaccaccaatattgccgagtctctcaataaatgcatgatgaaagcacgtcggttgcctataacgagtgcacatgaatttttgagacatatgctTCAAAAATGGTTTAGCGACAGACGTGCTACTACTGACAAGATTGTAACTGAGATTACCTTCGCTGCATTGGCACATATCAACTTTGCCCATAGCAAAACATTAGATAGAGGATGTAGTGTAGTTCCTATAATACACAGAAACAAGTTCCTCGTAAAACATGCAAAGGAAGGCGATGGGATCATTAACATTGATGCGAAAACATTCAGTTGTCATAAATGGGATCTTGATCAATTACCGTGTCTTCATGCAGTTGCTGCTAGCAGGTatcatggtttgactttatTGTTCTTATTACATTCATTGTTTAATGTGATATATTAACACTCTATCTTTCTTTGTTTATCGTATGTGACAGTTTCATGCAGGTGCACTATAATTCGTTTTGTCATCCATATTACACTACAAGCTGGGTCAAAAAAGCATATGAACTTCCCATCAATCCGGTCTCTAACAAGTCCGCTTGGGTTATTGCTACACATGTTAGAAGGGTGGTTGTACAACCACCCGTACAAAGAAGACAACCAGGTAGACCAAGAGAGGGTCGGATTCCTTCTAGTGGGGAAGCTCGTCGAAggaaaaaatgtggaaaatgcagtGCACAAGGGCATAACCGTCTATCTTTCCCTAATGAATGGTCTTCTTCCATTGGAGAGTCGAGCACAGCCGCTACTACTATAGAATCAAGAGATGCTGTGGTGGCCACTACAAGAGCAAGTCGAAAATGCAGCATTTGCAAAGAGACTAGACACACTCGTCGTCGGTGCCCTATACAATTGAGCAATCAAGGTGATGATAATTTTGGCAATGATCTAAACAATCAATAGAGATGAACTCATTCAGGAATGATAATGTCGTCACTTATGTTAATTGTTAgattgtttgaaaaataatgtgATTCCTTACTTGCATTTACAGTGTGAATGGATTTATTACTGACCATATCCTTCATGTATCAGCAATGCTCAAAAATCACTTCCACAAGAGAAAAAGGATCACCAAAAGGCTTCTTCTAAGATATCATTGATAGAgtgcatattttcatattatttagccctcatacttagtctttttgcacgttagttgtgtcattttattcatcttgattttgttttattttattttataggaattgaacttcacactattttattttattttggacagatttgggcttcctgggtcaagaggaattttgatggcaagaagggaaacaaggagattggagacaaagaagttgacagatttgaccttctgtgattctttcaaatgtttggccaagttataatcccagaacgtgaatgatgtcttcagagatattgtatatgatttcttgggctttctggaataATATGGTTTGttcaaatccgagttcgtttgggcctccaaacatcgcttgaaagtcgggaccagatagctgggttaaattaggaaagctgcacagacactgattctttaaaaggccataacttgggcgtctgatatccaaatcaagtgattaaaaatccaaaattcatatACTCtccctgatctacaatttttatgaaggggccgaagcccagaacgcacgttatcctattcgaaatcagctgtgGAGTTTCgataacctagggtttcctccctaagctctatttaaacacattaagaggccattagggaaGAATTCTTTTCTCACATGAAAAATAGCTgattttccattttctccattgtttttgtcaagatggaaggctaaggattttgtaaccggttgcatgccatactccttatctggtttgaatctttggacgtttttgtatatctattttcatctttaatcttatggttttgtttctttgcttcttctcaagtgtgtatgtattttatgcgattgtgtgaatgcatgcatgatgcttgggtagatttgactaataggctcgattggggtattggtttgcaagaaacaacataaacttagtgggcgattgttcatgtcggttttagatctgtgtgctaaaagaaattgaaacttgtatattgatcaagaagatcttctgtgatttttatatttgtttcgatttagtcttcggcgattgtcaagcatattttgttagatctggggattaaagataaataggttctttatatgatGGATGATGATAaacgggtagggaggaaaggttgcaactggttgcatctcggtttactgtcttcgtgtttattttgttttctgtttttcaccaaATCCCCCCCTCcggtttagtcttgttttgacagatccgtttgaggttcgttgggagacgattttgggttgcacccttgctgcaaatcaaaatcattattcatctaatctatcggtgttcgacagcccaatcaatcatcaatcaaaACTAGTTTTTGTCATTCTCCACCAGAAATGAATGTTGtgttttacattattatttgaattcaaaatattttagcaattgtaATCTTTCGGTTTCCTTAATTTAAACTTGTAATTGATGATTGAAATGTggttgtttgttgatggagagagagactgagtctctaatgtAGGTTGAATGGCCTTAAAACAAAGGAGATTCtgccaaaattttctaaaattcagTGATTTACTTGTTTTCAAACTATTGCGAAACTAGGAAAAAACaccaatacaaaaaaaagaaaaaaaaaaagaaatagccTATCGGGCTTCGTGCACCTATAAAGCCCGATAGGGCATTTTCAAAGCCCGATAGGGCATCATCAAAGCCCGATAGGCTATTtcttctcactttttttttttttcatttgtcaatTATGTTTTAGGTTCAATTGCCACTAAAATGAGCTCTTCTATGGTTTTTCGTGttaattaaacacaaaatgcacatcaaacAACTCTATACATCACATTGGAACTAAGGTGGAATGGATGGATGATTAAGTGTTCCTCATTCTATCTATCAAGTGTTGTTTAAATTGGACCAAAGAGATCTTAGCAtattctataaattaaaatttggaatAATAAGTAAGTGATTTACTTGTTTTCAAActattctagaaaaaaaaacaccactacaaaaaaaaaaaaaaaatgcctatcGGGCTTCGTGCGCCTACAAAGCCCGATAGGGCATCATCAAAGCCCGATAGGCTATTTCTTCCCACCGAGTGTCGAGGGTTGTATGACCTCCAAAAATGAGTCTTTCGCTCAACATCGGTGGGATCTAGTGTCGTAAACGATCCTCGTGCCtacaaaattgtattttttagatagatattacataaataaaaagaaatgacacATTCTAGGTCACATTTACACTTACATTCATCAAACATTCctcgtaattttttatttttggccttTTATTGCACAACCATTTCCTGTACCTAGCAGTGGGCGTATGCTCATGCTTCGATTGAAGCACATCGGACATGGAAGCCAACATGTAGCATCGTGCCATCTCGTCAGCATTCTTCCATTCCGCCTCTGCCTGGCGCTCCTCGTCAGTGGAGTTTGTCCCAATTACAGGACAGGGGTCAGTCAGAACATACTTGTACCCTTCAGCTGTGAGTACTATgttcaacttcctcttccagtCAACATAATTACCCCAATCCAGCTTAGAATCCTTGAGGATCATAGCAAGGGGACTGAAAGAACCTCCACCAGACATTCCTGTacaatttatggaaaaataagacgTTTAGACAAAgcacatataaaacaaatattttgcaCATAAGCTCATATTATGTCTTGAAAATAGATTTCCCTTAAACTATTATCAATAATATGTCATTTGGCTCTTAGAAGAACTAACAGAGCTCCGATAGGGAGGTTGATAATTCTCTAAGTTAAGTGTATAACCACCACAAACTAAACTTCCTGAATAGGAAATGATCTAGAGAATAATTCCGTCGATAGGGCGGCCACTATCTCACATTCCCTACGGATAATCTTGCATTATTACCTCCAACGATAGGCCGGCCGATAACAACACATATCCTAGGTTTTAGTTATACCTTTACCATTAGATCTAGATCCTTATGGAATACCCATCCTATAGGGGGTCATGCTCAGAATGACATGAGGGCATCCACGATCTCTAATTAAAGGTGTGGAGGAAGCTATGGGGTCGTTGGAACCCCTCTCCcacttaatcttttaaaataagggttttgattaaaaacatttttcttttggattccattaatacttagaaaaatatctaaACTTGAAACACTCTCTAATCCAAGGATAAAAAAAACTTTGAGAGAGTAAACCATaagttaattttttcttttgattaattaacccaaatttaaaCCTTATTATGAAATATCTAAGTCTACATTTACTTTCTGTACCAAGGGATAAATCCTTTGAAAAAGTAAACctgtaaaataatttcatcatttggtttaataaaacattttcatgaattaaCTCCACATATGATCACAATTGAAAAAGCACAATAAACGAGTTACATGCTTTTCTATTCATTATTCCTAAGTGaccatataattgattaaacatcacatcaaataaacattaaatgtggTCTTGTTTAATCCTAAGGTGGTTCCATccttttactaattattttcatgtaacatatcacaaagataatctaattgcaaataatttaacctccaagaatggttttcaaataaaacacctAGCTGCTAACTATAGGGTTGGGGCGGGCGAAGCCCGCCGCAGGCACGGCGGTCCCTTCAGCCACCGCACTGTTCCATGGAACATCCAAAAAACTGCATCATCCAAAAGAAAACCCTAGGTCGATCGCTTCAGCCGTCGCACTGTTCCATGGAACATCCAAAAAACTGATTTCTCGTGATGGTCGATTCAAGCCCTTAGCCGAAGCCAGATCTGGCCGATTCTTCCATCACGTTCAACCTGTGCAAGCGATGGCTGAAAAGACGCTGATTTTCGTCTACATCTAACTTACCGAAATTGCAAC
The Diospyros lotus cultivar Yz01 chromosome 12, ASM1463336v1, whole genome shotgun sequence DNA segment above includes these coding regions:
- the LOC127787577 gene encoding uncharacterized protein LOC127787577, giving the protein MMTTNIAESLNKCMMKARRLPITSAHEFLRHMLQKWFSDRRATTDKIVTEITFAALAHINFAHSKTLDRGCSVVPIIHRNKFLVKHAKEGDGIINIDAKTFSCHKWDLDQLPCLHAVAASSFMQVHYNSFCHPYYTTSWVKKAYELPINPVSNKSAWVIATHVRRVVVQPPVQRRQPGRPREGRIPSSGEARRRKKCGKCSAQGHNRLSFPNEWSSSIGESSTAATTIESRDAVVATTRASRKCSICKETRHTRRRCPIQLSNQGDDNFGNDLNNQ